One Streptosporangium sp. NBC_01495 DNA window includes the following coding sequences:
- a CDS encoding S1 family peptidase, whose protein sequence is MLRRSAVTAGFALAVAMVATPATAAHQGPGETAAAPYTLAEARTLVEATAKPSPGLVDAIRRDLGGTGEQAAARLINEAAAAKVEPALRGQLGTSFAGSWVTGATSNLVIATSDSTKVASLARSGAEVKLVKNSLATLDTAKERLDQLVASAPKSVPSWYVDVRSNSVVVLAGDVAEAQAFVDGSGVDRALVRVEASQEKPKPLYDVRGGDAFYMGGRCSVGFSVTRGSQGGFATAGHCGTPGTATQGYNQVAQGTFQGSSFPGNDYAWVAVNSNWTPTGVVNGYSAGILPVTGSTQQVVGSSICRSGSTTQYRCGTISQHNTSVTYPEGTITGLTRTTVCAEPGDSGGSYISGSQAQGVTSGGSGNCSVGGTTYHQPINEILSVYGLTLVTNGTPPPTGCSGYQSSYTGSLTSNANAYQPGTSGYSAASGVHRVCLDGPNGTDYDAYLQKLSGSTWTNVASGTSANPDEAFTYNGTAGTYRVRVHAYSGSGSYTLGLTRP, encoded by the coding sequence ATGCTCCGCAGAAGTGCCGTGACAGCGGGTTTCGCGCTCGCTGTCGCGATGGTGGCCACCCCCGCCACCGCCGCCCACCAGGGACCTGGCGAGACCGCCGCCGCCCCGTACACCCTCGCCGAGGCCCGGACACTGGTGGAGGCCACCGCCAAGCCGTCTCCGGGCCTGGTCGACGCCATCCGGCGCGACCTCGGCGGCACCGGTGAGCAGGCCGCGGCCCGACTGATCAACGAGGCCGCCGCCGCCAAGGTCGAGCCCGCCCTCCGCGGGCAGCTCGGCACCTCCTTCGCCGGATCCTGGGTGACGGGTGCCACCTCCAACCTGGTGATCGCCACCAGCGACTCCACCAAGGTCGCCTCGCTCGCCAGGTCGGGCGCGGAGGTCAAACTCGTCAAGAACTCGCTGGCCACGCTCGACACGGCCAAGGAGCGGCTCGACCAGCTCGTGGCCTCCGCGCCGAAGTCGGTCCCGTCCTGGTACGTCGACGTGCGGAGCAACAGCGTCGTCGTGCTGGCCGGTGACGTCGCCGAGGCACAGGCGTTCGTGGACGGCAGCGGCGTGGACAGGGCGCTGGTCCGTGTCGAGGCCTCTCAGGAGAAGCCCAAGCCGCTCTACGACGTGCGCGGCGGCGACGCCTTCTACATGGGCGGCCGCTGCTCGGTCGGCTTCTCGGTCACCCGCGGCAGCCAGGGCGGCTTCGCCACCGCCGGCCACTGCGGCACGCCCGGCACCGCCACCCAGGGCTACAACCAGGTCGCCCAGGGCACCTTCCAGGGCTCGTCCTTCCCCGGCAACGACTACGCGTGGGTCGCGGTCAACTCCAACTGGACCCCGACCGGCGTGGTGAACGGCTACAGCGCGGGCATCCTCCCGGTGACCGGCTCCACCCAGCAGGTCGTGGGCAGCTCCATCTGCCGCTCCGGCTCCACCACCCAGTACCGCTGCGGCACCATCAGCCAGCACAACACGAGCGTCACCTACCCCGAGGGCACCATCACCGGCCTGACCCGCACCACCGTGTGCGCCGAGCCCGGCGACTCCGGCGGCTCCTACATCTCCGGCAGCCAGGCCCAGGGCGTCACCTCCGGCGGCTCCGGCAACTGCAGCGTCGGCGGCACCACCTACCACCAGCCGATCAACGAGATCCTCTCGGTGTACGGGCTCACCCTGGTGACCAACGGGACCCCGCCGCCCACCGGCTGCAGCGGCTACCAGAGCTCCTACACCGGCTCGCTGACGTCCAACGCCAACGCCTACCAGCCCGGCACCTCCGGCTACAGCGCCGCCTCGGGCGTCCACCGCGTCTGCCTGGACGGCCCCAACGGCACCGACTACGACGCCTACCTGCAGAAGCTGAGCGGCTCCACCTGGACGAACGTGGCCAGCGGAACCTCCGCCAACCCGGATGAGGCCTTCACCTACAACGGCACCGCGGGCACCTACCGCGTGCGGGTGCACGCCTACAGCGGCTCCGGCTCCTACACCCTCGGCCTGACCAGGCCGTAA
- a CDS encoding sugar phosphate isomerase/epimerase family protein, giving the protein MFPIGVNTWVWVSPLTDEDLARLAPKVAAWGFDVIELPVERPGDWDPEWAAELLGNLGLRASVVLVMPPGRELVGADAGTVADTQDYLRRCVDAAVTVGSPVIGGPAYASVGRTWRMSDEERKSCYAELRENLAPVGEYAAERGVTVAVEPLNRYETSLVNTVEQAVEAVGGVPGVGLALDVYHMNIEERDPAAAVRRAGDLVAHVQVCANDRGAPGADHLDWPALADALRAVDYRGPLCIESFTAHNRTIATAASIWRPLADTQDALATAGLAFLRTL; this is encoded by the coding sequence ATGTTCCCCATCGGGGTCAACACGTGGGTGTGGGTCTCGCCGCTGACGGACGAGGATCTCGCCCGGCTGGCGCCGAAGGTGGCCGCCTGGGGGTTCGACGTGATCGAGCTGCCGGTGGAGCGGCCCGGTGACTGGGACCCCGAGTGGGCGGCCGAGCTGCTGGGGAACCTCGGGCTGAGGGCCTCGGTGGTCCTCGTCATGCCGCCGGGCAGGGAACTGGTCGGCGCCGACGCGGGGACGGTCGCCGACACCCAGGACTACCTGCGGCGGTGCGTGGACGCCGCCGTGACGGTGGGCAGCCCGGTGATCGGCGGACCCGCCTACGCCTCGGTGGGGCGGACCTGGCGGATGTCGGACGAGGAGCGCAAGTCCTGTTACGCCGAGCTGAGGGAGAACCTGGCCCCGGTCGGCGAGTACGCGGCCGAACGCGGGGTGACGGTCGCCGTCGAACCGCTCAACCGCTACGAGACCAGCCTGGTCAACACCGTCGAGCAGGCCGTCGAGGCGGTCGGCGGGGTCCCGGGCGTCGGCCTCGCGCTGGACGTCTACCACATGAACATCGAGGAGCGGGACCCGGCGGCGGCCGTACGGCGGGCCGGGGACCTGGTCGCGCACGTGCAGGTCTGCGCGAACGACCGGGGCGCGCCGGGGGCCGACCACCTGGACTGGCCCGCCCTCGCCGACGCCCTGCGCGCCGTGGACTACCGGGGCCCGCTCTGCATCGAGTCGTTCACCGCGCACAACCGGACGATCGCCACGGCCGCCTCGATCTGGCGCCCCCTCGCCGACACCCAGGACGCCCTCGCCACCGCGGGCCTGGCCTTCCTGCGCACGCTCTGA
- a CDS encoding sugar ABC transporter ATP-binding protein, producing the protein MILRMRGIAKSFLGVRVLSGVDLDVAAGEVHAVVGENGAGKSTLMKVLAGVHAPDEGTVEIDGAPVSFAHPVEAQRAGVAIIYQEFNLLPERSVAENVFLGREPVRRGLVDREAMETATTRLLQELGETSFASRDLVRHLSIAQQQVVEIVKALSQDARIIVMDEPTAALAGHEVELLYRLVARLRERGIAVLYISHRLREVFDLSTRVTVLKDGALVRTADTTGITSDELVRLMVGRDLGTYFPARGAEPGEVRLSVRGGGNAVLDGIDLELREREILGVAGLQGSGRTELAKALFGAEPFTRGTMSPLRPVSVRQAVAAGIGLVNEDRKAEGLALRQSVRDNALLVSRSVRRIGNGGRIGGTGGTGVLELLEAVRLHPPRPDQEVRYLSGGNQQKVVLAKWMTVAPKVLIFDEPTRGVDVGAKAAIHDLMRGLAEDGMAIMMISSELPELIGMSDRVVVMRDGRVAGALPAGCSEEAVMRLAAGEVSS; encoded by the coding sequence ATGATCCTGAGGATGCGCGGTATCGCCAAGAGCTTTCTCGGGGTCCGCGTACTGAGCGGGGTCGACCTGGACGTCGCCGCCGGAGAGGTGCACGCGGTCGTCGGAGAGAACGGCGCCGGAAAGTCCACGCTGATGAAGGTCCTCGCCGGGGTACACGCCCCGGACGAGGGCACCGTCGAGATCGACGGCGCCCCGGTCTCCTTCGCCCACCCGGTCGAGGCCCAGCGCGCCGGGGTCGCGATCATCTACCAGGAGTTCAACCTGCTGCCCGAGCGCAGCGTCGCCGAGAACGTCTTCCTGGGCCGCGAGCCCGTCCGGCGGGGGCTGGTCGACAGGGAGGCGATGGAGACCGCCACCACCCGGCTGCTCCAGGAACTCGGCGAGACCTCCTTCGCCTCCCGCGACCTGGTCCGCCACCTCTCCATCGCCCAGCAGCAGGTCGTGGAGATCGTCAAGGCGCTCTCCCAGGACGCCCGGATCATCGTGATGGACGAGCCCACGGCGGCGCTGGCCGGACACGAGGTGGAACTGCTCTACCGGCTGGTGGCCCGCCTGCGCGAGCGGGGGATCGCCGTCCTCTACATCTCCCACCGGCTGCGAGAGGTCTTCGACCTGTCCACCCGGGTGACGGTCCTGAAGGACGGCGCGCTCGTCAGGACCGCGGACACCACCGGGATCACCTCCGACGAGCTGGTCCGGCTGATGGTCGGCCGCGACCTCGGCACCTACTTCCCCGCCAGGGGCGCCGAGCCGGGGGAGGTGCGGCTCAGCGTGCGCGGCGGCGGCAACGCCGTGCTCGACGGGATCGACCTCGAACTGCGCGAACGCGAGATCCTCGGGGTGGCCGGCCTACAGGGGTCGGGCCGCACCGAGCTGGCCAAGGCCCTCTTCGGGGCCGAGCCGTTCACGCGCGGCACGATGAGCCCGCTGCGACCGGTGTCGGTACGGCAGGCCGTAGCCGCCGGGATCGGCCTGGTGAACGAGGACCGCAAGGCCGAGGGGCTCGCGCTGCGCCAGTCCGTACGGGACAACGCCCTGCTGGTCTCCCGCTCGGTGCGCAGGATCGGCAACGGCGGCCGGATCGGCGGGACCGGCGGTACCGGCGTCCTCGAACTCCTGGAGGCGGTACGGCTCCACCCGCCCCGCCCCGACCAGGAGGTCCGCTACCTGTCCGGCGGCAACCAGCAGAAGGTCGTGCTGGCCAAGTGGATGACCGTGGCGCCGAAGGTCCTGATCTTCGACGAGCCCACGCGCGGAGTCGACGTGGGGGCCAAGGCCGCCATCCACGACCTGATGCGCGGCCTGGCGGAGGACGGAATGGCGATCATGATGATCTCGTCCGAGCTTCCCGAGCTGATCGGCATGAGCGACCGCGTCGTCGTGATGCGCGACGGCCGCGTCGCCGGGGCGCTCCCGGCGGGTTGCTCCGAGGAGGCCGTCATGCGTCTGGCGGCCGGTGAGGTGTCGTCGTGA
- a CDS encoding substrate-binding domain-containing protein, with the protein MNRSITALVAGVSAMLLAAGCASDKPATSSAAPETSAAASSAAASPNTGEQSKFFVQADYDAQLAMRTQSAEGPADKPWEQAIAPEMVSTAKYKKDGPYNLCFSNAAVNNPWRQVGWKTMQAEVALHKEIKQFTALDAEGKDDKQISDIAELVGKGCDALIVSPNTTATLTPAVTGACPKVPVIVFDRGVETDCPVTFINPIGGYAFGADGAEFLVEKVPAGGKVLALRILPGVDVLETRWSAAKVTFDKSELDVVGVEFTDGDAAKTKSIVSDYIQRHGKIDGVWMDAGATAVAAVEAFEDAGVPVPAIVGEDQQDFLQKWKSGGLTAIAPTYPTYQWRTPIIAALKILKGEEVPKTWKLPQPKITSETLDTYLRPNMPPLHYALCGCEKLPDFPAGWGGK; encoded by the coding sequence TTGAACAGGTCGATCACGGCGCTTGTCGCGGGTGTCTCCGCGATGTTGCTCGCCGCGGGATGTGCCAGTGACAAACCGGCGACCTCCAGCGCCGCACCGGAGACCTCGGCGGCGGCCTCGTCCGCCGCCGCGTCCCCCAACACCGGTGAGCAGTCGAAGTTCTTCGTCCAGGCCGACTACGACGCCCAGCTGGCCATGCGGACCCAGAGTGCGGAGGGGCCCGCGGACAAGCCGTGGGAGCAGGCCATCGCCCCCGAGATGGTGAGTACGGCCAAGTACAAGAAGGACGGTCCCTACAACCTGTGCTTCTCCAACGCCGCGGTGAACAACCCGTGGCGCCAGGTGGGCTGGAAGACCATGCAGGCCGAGGTGGCGCTGCACAAGGAGATCAAGCAGTTCACCGCCCTCGACGCGGAGGGCAAGGACGACAAGCAGATCTCCGACATCGCCGAGCTGGTCGGCAAGGGCTGCGACGCGCTGATCGTCTCGCCCAACACCACCGCGACGCTGACCCCCGCGGTGACGGGCGCCTGCCCCAAGGTCCCGGTGATCGTCTTCGACCGCGGCGTGGAGACCGACTGCCCGGTGACGTTCATCAACCCCATCGGCGGCTACGCCTTCGGCGCCGACGGCGCCGAGTTCCTGGTGGAGAAGGTGCCCGCCGGGGGCAAGGTCCTCGCGCTGCGGATCCTGCCGGGCGTCGACGTGCTGGAGACCCGCTGGTCTGCGGCGAAGGTCACCTTCGACAAGAGCGAGCTCGACGTGGTCGGGGTGGAGTTCACCGACGGCGACGCCGCCAAGACCAAGAGCATCGTGAGCGACTACATCCAGCGGCACGGCAAGATCGACGGAGTGTGGATGGACGCGGGCGCGACCGCCGTGGCGGCCGTCGAGGCGTTCGAGGACGCCGGGGTCCCGGTACCGGCGATCGTCGGCGAGGACCAGCAGGACTTCCTGCAGAAGTGGAAGAGCGGCGGCCTCACGGCCATCGCGCCGACCTACCCCACCTACCAGTGGCGCACCCCGATCATCGCCGCCCTGAAGATCCTCAAGGGTGAGGAGGTGCCCAAGACCTGGAAGCTGCCCCAGCCCAAGATCACTTCCGAGACCCTGGACACCTACCTGCGGCCCAACATGCCGCCGCTGCACTACGCGCTCTGCGGCTGCGAGAAACTGCCGGACTTCCCCGCCGGCTGGGGCGGTAAGTAA
- a CDS encoding ABC transporter permease — translation MTGRGRPVAAPGTAAPTAPVPPGGGGRRALAGRVGSTQVIYLALAGVMLVGWVLVAFDGGDFLTLETVVGIQQRSAALGIVAVGQTLAILVGSLDLSVAYLISLTSLVAAEIMAGQDGGIVPGVAAVLAVSALIGLVNGLVITRLHVHAFIATLGTALIVKGVVDHLYDGPAGSVPESFQRLGYDRIGPVPVSALLWAAVAVAVWFLLRRTRLGYRIYAVGGDEEVARLSGVRTGRVVIAAHVLCSVCAGVAGLLLASRLGAGAPTVGTDGGYDLESIAAVVLGGTALAGGRGGVAGTVGGVLLLAVLDSVFNQLEVNAFFKDVVRGVVIVAAVAVYARRTARRRSR, via the coding sequence GTGACCGGCCGGGGCCGGCCCGTGGCCGCGCCCGGCACCGCCGCGCCCACCGCCCCCGTCCCGCCGGGGGGCGGGGGACGGCGCGCCCTGGCGGGCCGCGTCGGCTCGACCCAGGTCATCTACCTGGCCCTGGCCGGGGTCATGCTCGTCGGGTGGGTGCTGGTGGCCTTCGACGGGGGAGACTTCCTCACGCTGGAGACCGTCGTCGGCATCCAGCAGCGTTCGGCCGCGCTGGGCATCGTCGCGGTGGGGCAGACGCTGGCGATCCTGGTCGGCTCGCTGGACCTGTCGGTGGCGTACCTGATCAGCCTCACCTCGCTCGTCGCGGCCGAGATCATGGCCGGGCAGGACGGCGGGATCGTCCCCGGCGTCGCGGCGGTGCTCGCGGTGAGCGCGCTGATCGGGCTGGTCAACGGCCTGGTGATCACCCGGCTGCACGTACACGCCTTCATCGCGACCCTCGGCACGGCGCTGATCGTCAAGGGGGTCGTGGACCACCTCTACGACGGGCCTGCGGGCAGCGTGCCCGAGTCCTTCCAGCGGCTCGGCTACGACAGGATCGGGCCGGTCCCGGTCTCGGCGCTGCTCTGGGCCGCCGTCGCGGTCGCCGTCTGGTTCCTGCTGCGCCGTACGAGGCTCGGGTACCGGATCTACGCGGTCGGCGGGGACGAGGAGGTGGCCCGGCTGTCCGGCGTGCGGACCGGCAGGGTCGTCATCGCCGCGCACGTCCTGTGCTCGGTCTGCGCGGGCGTCGCCGGGCTGCTGCTCGCGAGCAGGCTCGGCGCGGGCGCGCCCACGGTCGGCACCGACGGCGGCTACGACCTGGAGTCGATCGCCGCGGTGGTCCTCGGCGGCACGGCGCTGGCCGGGGGCCGGGGCGGGGTCGCGGGGACGGTCGGCGGGGTGCTGCTGCTCGCCGTGCTCGACAGCGTCTTCAACCAGCTGGAGGTCAACGCGTTCTTCAAGGACGTGGTCCGCGGCGTGGTCATCGTCGCCGCCGTGGCCGTCTACGCCCGCCGTACCGCCCGGAGGCGATCCCGATGA
- a CDS encoding LysR family transcriptional regulator has protein sequence MDLELRHLKIVRAVAQAGSVTKAATHLGLAQPALTAQLKRIERVLGGALFERDHNGARPTPLGQLVLSRALVLLPAARELQEEALRFANANADIPSYRLGATNGPILGGLMDRLATAWPSTPVSTHTSWSARELTAMVMLGRIDFAFIGACGESPPPVEGPVVWSTVGTDPVFVLLNEDHPLVDRKEVELAELADEQWTVTPGDSCFGDCFATACARAGFTPKTIYETDVATCMHLAKVGRAAALCQATFQPAEGLKLVPLAGAPLRWRQLLGWHPEASSAAVATSIFEHAKAAHSDAVGRSRRYAAWLAENPGLGTSP, from the coding sequence ATGGATCTCGAGCTCCGACACCTCAAGATCGTGCGCGCGGTGGCACAGGCCGGCAGCGTCACCAAGGCCGCCACCCACCTCGGCCTGGCCCAACCCGCGCTGACGGCGCAGCTCAAACGGATAGAGCGGGTTCTCGGGGGAGCTCTTTTCGAACGCGACCACAACGGTGCCAGGCCCACGCCCCTGGGGCAGCTGGTCCTGTCACGTGCGCTGGTGCTGCTGCCCGCGGCCCGCGAACTCCAGGAGGAGGCACTCCGATTCGCCAACGCGAACGCAGACATCCCCAGCTACCGGCTGGGCGCCACCAACGGGCCGATACTCGGCGGTCTGATGGACCGTCTCGCCACAGCCTGGCCGTCCACCCCGGTGAGCACCCACACCTCCTGGTCCGCGAGGGAGCTCACCGCCATGGTGATGCTGGGCCGGATCGACTTCGCGTTCATCGGCGCCTGCGGGGAGAGCCCGCCGCCGGTGGAGGGTCCCGTGGTGTGGTCGACCGTGGGAACCGACCCGGTCTTCGTGCTGCTCAACGAGGACCATCCGCTGGTGGACAGGAAGGAGGTGGAGCTCGCGGAGCTGGCCGACGAGCAGTGGACGGTCACCCCCGGCGACAGTTGCTTCGGCGACTGCTTCGCCACGGCCTGCGCCCGCGCCGGCTTCACCCCCAAGACCATCTACGAGACCGACGTGGCCACCTGCATGCATCTGGCCAAGGTCGGCCGCGCCGCCGCGCTGTGCCAGGCGACCTTCCAGCCCGCCGAGGGACTGAAGCTGGTACCGCTCGCGGGAGCTCCGCTGCGCTGGCGGCAGCTGCTCGGCTGGCATCCGGAGGCGTCCAGCGCCGCGGTCGCGACGTCGATCTTCGAGCACGCGAAGGCCGCGCATTCCGACGCGGTCGGACGGAGCAGACGGTACGCCGCGTGGCTGGCCGAGAATCCCGGACTGGGCACCTCTCCATAA
- a CDS encoding putative hydro-lyase, with translation MDVAALTPERARSHFREGLRTPTAGWCRGWTQANLLAVPRELAYDLLLFAQRNPVACPVLDVGDPGAVSTALFGGDLRTDLPAYRVYEDGRAVADVGDVRDAWRDDLVAFLLGCSFTFEDALLRAGVPVRHIEAGTNVPMYLTSIACRPAGSLSGPLVVSMRPVPASLVPAAVRVTARYPAVHGAPVHVGDPGEIGIADLGVPDFGDPVEVRAGEIPVFWACGVTPQAAVMASGVSFAIGHLPGHMAITDARDDRFQVP, from the coding sequence ATGGACGTAGCGGCGCTCACCCCCGAACGGGCCCGGAGCCACTTCAGGGAGGGGCTGCGGACGCCCACCGCCGGGTGGTGCCGGGGCTGGACCCAGGCCAACCTGCTCGCCGTGCCCCGCGAGCTCGCCTACGACCTGCTCCTGTTCGCCCAGCGCAACCCCGTCGCCTGTCCCGTCCTGGACGTCGGCGACCCCGGCGCGGTGAGCACCGCCCTGTTCGGCGGCGACCTCCGCACCGACCTGCCCGCCTACCGCGTCTACGAGGACGGCAGGGCCGTGGCCGACGTCGGCGACGTTCGCGACGCCTGGCGGGACGACCTGGTCGCCTTCCTGCTAGGTTGCAGCTTCACCTTCGAGGACGCGCTGCTGAGGGCCGGGGTCCCGGTGCGGCACATCGAGGCGGGGACGAACGTGCCCATGTACCTCACCTCGATCGCCTGCCGTCCTGCGGGATCGCTGAGCGGCCCGCTGGTCGTCTCGATGCGCCCGGTCCCGGCCTCCCTGGTCCCGGCCGCCGTACGGGTGACCGCGAGGTATCCGGCCGTGCACGGGGCGCCGGTCCACGTCGGCGACCCCGGCGAGATCGGGATCGCCGATCTGGGCGTTCCCGACTTCGGCGACCCCGTTGAGGTGCGGGCGGGAGAGATCCCGGTCTTCTGGGCCTGCGGGGTGACGCCGCAGGCGGCCGTCATGGCGAGCGGGGTGTCCTTCGCCATCGGCCACCTCCCCGGCCACATGGCGATCACCGACGCCAGGGACGACCGCTTCCAGGTCCCGTGA
- a CDS encoding ABC transporter permease, whose product MRALRSMGPILAVLAVLLVLIAVANPFFLEPAGFLAFLKRAAPLVILAAGQYFVIVSGEFDLSVGSLVTVQVVVAARLIDGQEQATWPVLALLIVIGLLVGLANGVITTGLRVPSFITTLGMMLVLSGAVFLWTGGAPRGALSETFRMFGRKDLGPVPWSVLILLAAGTAAILLMRSDFGKRLIATGDNERAAGLSGVRVDRTRIAAFVLSGLAAAVAGILLGGFAGVSAQVGQGLEFQAITAVVLGGVALGGGRGSVVAAMAGAFTLEALFTLLNLYGISGALEFAVQGVIIIAAVAASAVRLPFRRALRV is encoded by the coding sequence ATGAGAGCCCTCAGGTCCATGGGGCCGATCCTGGCCGTGCTGGCGGTGCTGCTGGTACTGATCGCCGTGGCCAACCCGTTCTTCCTGGAGCCCGCCGGGTTCCTCGCCTTCCTCAAGCGGGCCGCGCCGCTGGTCATCCTGGCGGCCGGGCAGTACTTCGTGATCGTCTCCGGAGAGTTCGACCTGTCGGTCGGGTCGCTGGTCACCGTGCAGGTCGTGGTGGCCGCCCGGCTGATCGACGGGCAGGAGCAGGCGACCTGGCCGGTGCTGGCCCTGCTGATCGTGATCGGGCTGCTGGTCGGGCTCGCCAACGGAGTCATCACCACTGGGCTGCGGGTGCCGTCGTTCATCACCACCCTCGGCATGATGCTCGTGCTGTCCGGCGCGGTGTTCCTGTGGACCGGCGGTGCCCCGCGCGGCGCGCTGTCGGAGACGTTCAGGATGTTCGGCCGCAAAGACCTCGGCCCGGTGCCCTGGTCGGTGCTCATCCTCCTGGCCGCGGGCACCGCGGCGATCCTCCTCATGCGCTCCGACTTCGGCAAGCGGCTCATCGCCACCGGTGACAACGAACGCGCGGCCGGGCTGTCCGGGGTCCGGGTCGACCGGACCCGGATCGCCGCCTTCGTCCTCTCCGGCCTGGCCGCGGCCGTCGCGGGCATCCTGCTCGGCGGATTCGCGGGGGTCTCGGCCCAGGTCGGACAGGGTCTGGAGTTCCAGGCCATCACGGCCGTCGTCCTCGGCGGCGTGGCGCTCGGCGGCGGGCGCGGCTCCGTGGTCGCCGCGATGGCCGGGGCCTTCACCCTCGAAGCGCTGTTCACCCTGCTCAACCTGTACGGGATCTCGGGGGCCCTGGAGTTCGCGGTCCAGGGCGTGATCATCATCGCCGCCGTCGCGGCGAGCGCCGTACGGCTTCCGTTCAGGCGCGCTCTACGCGTCTGA